A genomic segment from Lates calcarifer isolate ASB-BC8 linkage group LG13, TLL_Latcal_v3, whole genome shotgun sequence encodes:
- the mrps30 gene encoding 39S ribosomal protein S30, mitochondrial: MAARTRLPLLFPKNLPPFRHQKLVHTEAVVKEPQYPPIVPSLTAKSKSAQRRQFEERVKTICASPVEEKLSLITRIQRQKFVVYPQTFARNADRWYQHFTKTAYIPGLPEKFNLNAEKTTGEEGSPSAAAQVAVPGIDDNAFADIRSMVTSVILQEQWYMNKRKPFLYREQEMMVGPLLRNLVTGLTFSLAKYNPLLLRSSLDINPQVNFYWWRGQRIIPKGHRKGRQEPIRFQIDDRPHSQIRISQQLPQFTPLEASYTAEVPEITYAPNLMPLFRRQYDNKIFTGSKLPDPVCYGHTQFHLVPDQYRRDRMARQQQSDQVEVFLRANGLASLFAWTGAQAMYQGFWSHEDVTRPFVSQAVITDGHFFSFFCYQLNTVALSVDTDANNPRKNLLWGTESMQLYERVEKGEVVGLNDSVIKLLVQFLLNQP, encoded by the exons ATGGCGGCCCGCACACGGCTGCCCTTGCTGTTCCCCAAAAACCTGCCTCCGTTCAGACATCAAAAGCTCGTCCACACAGAGGCTGTAGTCAAGGAGCCCCAGTACCCTCCCATCGTTCCCTCTCTCACGGCTAAAAGCAAATCGGCCCAGCGACGGCAGTTTGAGGAGCGGGTGAAAACGATATGTGCCTCCCCGGTGGAGGAGAAGCTGTCCCTTATCACTCGTATCCAGCGGCAGAAGTTCGTGGTTTATCCTCAGACTTTCGCCCGGAACGCAGACAGATGGTACCAACACTTCACCAAGACCGCGTATATCCCGGGCCTGCCCGAGAAATTCAACCTGAATGCAGAGAAGACCACCGGGGAGGAGGGCTCGCCTTCGGCCGCAGCTCAAGTCGCAGTACCGGGGATTGACGATAATGCATTCGCCGACATCCGCTCCATGGTCACCAGTGTGATTTTACAGGAGCAGTGGTACATGAATAAACGTAAACCTTTCTTGTACCGAGAGCAGGAAATGATGGTCGGACCTTTACTTAGAAACCTGGTGACCGGACTTACGTTTAGTTTGGCCAAATACAACCCACTGCTCCTCCGCTCCAGTCTTG ATATTAATCCCCAAGTGAACTTTTACTggtggagaggacagagaatcATTCCAAAGGGGCACCGAAAAGGCCGGCAAGAGCCAATCAGGTTCCAGATTGACGACCGGCCACACAGTCAGATTAGGATCTCTCAACAGCTGCCACAG TTTACCCCACTGGAGGCCTCCTATACAGCTGAAGTTCCAGAGATCACGTATGCTCCCAACCTGATGCCTCTGTTCAGACGACAGTACGACAACAAGATCTTCACAG GTTCTAAGCTACCAGACCCTGTATGCTACGGTCACACCCAGTTCCACCTGGTTCCCGACCAATACCGGAGAGACCGGATGGCTcggcagcagcagtctgaccAGGTGGAGGTCTTCCTCAGAGCCAATGGACTTGCCAGCCTCTTTGCCTGGACAGGAGCTCAGGCCATGTACCAGG GTTTCTGGAGCCACGAGGATGTCACCAGGCCTTTTGTGTCCCAGGCTGTGATCACCGACGGccacttcttctccttcttctgctACCAGCTCAACACAGTGGCCCTCTCCGTGGACACAGATGCCAACAACCCCAGGAAAAACCTCCTCTGGGGCACCGAGAGCATGCAACTGTACGAGAGggtggagaagggagaggtGGTTGGCCTGAACGACAGTGTCATCAAGCTGCTGGTTCAGTTCCTCCTGAACCAGCCATAG
- the emb gene encoding embigin encodes MSASWKQIFFQMLLLLISCRHINTKTSVPTPAPLPPLPTEVRSGIHNGENQTQKVQLTKPVNLVLECTWTGNQNKLPNVTGHWRKDGVEIEDSLLTVLLENGKYNLKREFRIVSKEDLRNYSCVFGNEAKIDFILAGPQMGEVRDKPIVSYVGDSVVILCKLNETEPRPMFWNWYRANGTDKELIVDADSHRYKIKVEKKEKEEKAKLVVHNLTQADSGLYYCEADYGINTTMGHVELRVITLWEPLKPFIAIVVEVIILVAAILLYEKSQSRSKNSTAGDGTNADQTNTLTQGENNGPEESSSMRQRKV; translated from the exons ATGTCAGCCTCGTGGAAGCAGATCTTTTTTCAGATGCTCCTGCTTCTCATCTCCTGCAGACACATCAATACAA AGACATCTGTCCCAACGCCTGCCCCACTGCCTCCTCTGCCAACAGAAGTAAGAAGTGGTATCCATAACG GTGAAAATCAAACTCAGAAAGTTCAACTGACAAAACCTGTCAATCTAGTGCTCGAGTGTACCTGGACTGGTAATCAGAACAAACTACCAAATGTAACTGGTCACTGGAGAAAAGATGGGGTTGAAATCGAGGACAGCCTTCTCACGGTTCTGTTGGAGAATGGCAAGTACAATCTCAAACGAGA GTTCAGGATTGTGAGTAAAGAAGACCTCAGAAATTACTCATGCGTGTTTggaaatgaagcaaaaatagattttatctTGGCAG GTCCACAGATGGGTGAAGTGCGAGATAAGCCGATAGTCAGCTATGTGGGAGATTCTGTGGTGATTCTGTGTAAACTGAACGAAACTGAACCAAGGCCCATGTTCTGGAATTGGTACAGAGCAAATGGGACAGATAAA GAGCTGATTGTCGATGCAGATTCTCACCGGTACAAAATTAAGgtagagaagaaagaaaaagaggagaaagccAAGTTGGTGGTGCACAACCTGACACAGGCCGACTCTGGCTTGTATTACTGTGAAGCAGATTACGGCATCAACACCACGATGGGCCACGTGGAGCTCAGG GTCATCACCCTCTGGGAGCCTCTGAAGCCTTTCATAGCCATCGTGGTTGAGGTGATCATCCTGGTGGCTGCCATCCTGCTCTATGAGAAGAGTCAGTCCAGGTccaaaaacagcacagcag GAGATGGGACAAATGCTGACCAAACGAACACACT GACGCAGGGAGAAAACAATGGACCAGAGGAAAGTTCTTCAATGAGACAGCGCAAAGTTTAA